In Cynocephalus volans isolate mCynVol1 chromosome 16, mCynVol1.pri, whole genome shotgun sequence, the following proteins share a genomic window:
- the LOC134364424 gene encoding testis-expressed protein 19-like has product MCPPVSVRYEEQGMSYLYASWIYHLQHGDQLRICFTCFQAAFLSFKDLLELEDLEDEDWDPELMEDAQAGPEQEGSLEMGPSWGQDQGQPSQGDSQAWGPGALASAPAGLEEVGLDDHFVPTELEPEDTVPLGLGPEDADWTQGLPWRFGGLATCSHWPNSLPA; this is encoded by the coding sequence ATGTGCCCTCCAGTCAGCGTGCGGTACGAGGAACAGGGCATGTCCTACCTCTATGCTTCCTGGATATATCATCTTCAACATGGAGACCAGCTACGTATTTGTTTCACTTGCTTCCAGGCTGCCTTTCTGAGCTTTAAGGACTTGCTGGAGTTAGAGGACTTGGAAGATGAAGACTGGGACCCTGAGCTGATGGAGGACGCTCAGGCAGGGCCTGAGCAGGAGGGATCTCTGGAGATGGGGCCCAGCTGGGGGCAGGACCAAGGGCAGCCTTCACAGGGGGACTCTCAGGCTTGGGGGCCTGGGGCCCTGGCATCAGCTCCAGCAGGGTTAGAAGAAGTGGGCCTGGATGACCACTTTGTGCCCACTGAGCTGGAGCCAGAGGACACAGTGCCCCTGGGTCTGGGCCCTGAGGATGCTGACTGGACCCAGGGCCTTCCCTGGAGATTTGGTGGGCTTGCTACCTGCTCACACTGGCCAAACTCCCTGCCTGCGTAG